GTTATCCCTAAACCTACAGTAAAGGAGCAAATACAGGCTTTAAAAGATGCCGAAAAAATTAATTTTGGGTATGGATTAACAACTGTAGATGATGCGGGATTGAGCCCCGAAGTAATTACACTAGTAGATAGTTTACAGAAAATAAATGAACTTAAAATAAGGATGTATGCTATGGTAAGTAATGTGCCCGAATATGTAGATCATTATCTAAAGAGTGGAGTACATAAAACAGATAAGTTAAATGTTTCTTCTTTCAAAGTATATGCAGATGGAGCCTTAGGATCTAGAGGAGCTACACTAAAACGACCATATGCAGATAAGGAAAATCATTATGGAGCTATGGTCATCGGAAATGATGATTTTAAAACTCTGGCAAAACGATTAGCAGGATCACCTTTTCAGATGAATACTCATGCTATTGGGGACTCGGCCAATGCAGTAGTAATGAAAACGTATTATGATGTGCTTCAAAATAAATCAGATAGAAGATGGAGAGTAGAGCATGCCCAGGTGGTGGCTCCCGAAGAATTTGAAATCCTTAATAATAATCTGGTCATGAGTGTACAACCAACTCATGCTACAAGTGATATGTATTGGGCAGATGAACGATTAGGAGAAGAACGTATAAAAGGAGCATACGCATATAAAAAATTATTAGAAAAAACGGGTAGAATTGCTTTGGGTACAGACTATCCTGTAGAGCATGTAAGTCCATTCTATACTTTTTATGCTGCGGTAGCCCGAAAAGATCTAAAGCAATATCCAGAAGGTGGGTTTCAAAAAGAAAATGCACTTAGTAGAGAAGAAACTCTAAAAGGAATGACGCTTTGGGCAGCTTACAGTAACTTTGAAGAATACGAAAAAGGAAGCATAACTGCAGGTAAATTTGCAGATTTTGTAATCCTTGAAGATAATATTATGGAAATTGATGAAGACCAAATTCCAAATATAAAAGTGAAAGCTACTTATATTGATGGAGAAAAGGTGTATTAGATAGCATTCATTACCTTATCTACGATAGTATCACATTTACTAAATCCAAATTCGAAGATATCGGTATCCTGAGAGAGTTCATAGAGTTCTTCTCTAATCATCTCTTTGGCACGATGTAGGCGAACCTTTACATTAGAAACTGTTAACCCCAAACAATCTGATATTTCGGCCATACTCATTCCTTCAATTTCTCTAAGAACATAAACGGTTCGATATTTTACATCTAGTAGATCAATAGTTTTTTCTAAGATCTGTTTTGCTTCTTGTCGGATCATTTTTTTTTCGGGATTTAATTGTTCAGTATCAGGAATCTCGAGAACAAAATCATTCGATACGCTATTTTCAGATTTATATAAATTAAGATATTTTCCTTTTGTTTTTAATCGAGCTAGAGTTTCATTTATTCCAATTCGTATCAACCAGGTAGAGAATTGCGAGTTGTGCTTAAACTGGTAGAGTTTTTCATAGGCTTTTAAATATGTGTTTTGCATTATGTCTTCAATTTCTGCAAGATCATTTATATAACTTCGAATAACTCGATATAGTTTTTGATTATTTCTTCTTAGTAAGATTTCATACAGCTCTTTTTCTCCAGAATGAATACGGCATATTACATCAGAATCTGATATTTTATGAGTTTTATAATCATTGATTTTAATGGGTTCCATAGCTTGTTATTTATAGCTTAGATGAAAAACTGCATAAAAAGTTACAAAACTTTGTAACCAAAAAGTGGATTTTTTATCTAAAAACCGAATAACAAAAAAATATTTGAAATTATGGATTCGCAGATTAAGACAGTTTTTACACTACTAAAATATACATATGGCCTTGTGCCCATAGTTGCTGGATTAGACAAATTTATCAATATACTTACAGATTGGAGTCAGTACGTTTCTCCTGGATTCGCAACTATATTACCTTTTGAAGCCAAAACATTTATGAGTATTGTGGGAGTGATCGAAATTATAGCAGGTATTTTAGTGCTTTATCGCCCCAAGATAGGTGGATATGTAGTTATGGGATGGTTATTAGCTATAGCATTAACTCTTCTATTTAGCGGGCATTATATTGATGTAGCGGTAAGAGATATTGTGATGGCAATAGGAGCATTCTCATTAGTGAAATTAGCAGATTCTATAGTCGAACAATAAAAATTATAAGCAGATTAAAAAAGAGAAAGATTAGCGTATTAGGAATGCCAGTGATTTTTTTCAAGAAAGCATCATCAGTATAAAAAGGTGGTGCTTTCTTATTTTACTTTCCTCCATTTGCTTGCAGATCGGCAATGCATTGGGCATCTAGTTCTGGAATTACATCACCCATACCCATCATCCCACTACCAAATTCTATTGCGGCTTCCATCAAACAGTTTGATACATTACAGTGATTACTTGCATCTGGATCTTCATGTTCAGATTGTAAAGGAGTACCCAGATTTACCAGTCCCATTAGATGAGAAAATTCATGGTTTAGCGTAGCAGTTTCTATGGCGCTAAGAGAAGGAGAATTTGGCCTTACACTTAATGCACGCAATGTACCTTCATAAATTACCATCGAGGTATTTAGGTACGCAGAACCTAAAGTTACTTGCTCATTAGTGTCATTTTCTTTACTTCCATCTGCAAAATATACATATACAGTGATATCATCTTCCTTATTAAATAGTGTTCTGGTAGTGTTTTCTATTTCTGCAATCTCTTCAATAGAAAAAGGGGCTTTACCAGAAGAAGGTATAGAACGTTGTGTGATTGTAATTCCGTCGGGTTTAAATAATCGATCTTGTAAAAATTCTCTAAACCCTTGTATTGCTTGCGAGGTAGGTTCGAATCCTTGTACAGCTATTATTTCTATAGTTATGCTATTAAAATTGGTTGCACTTAGTAGATCATTCGCAGAGCTACCCAGAGGTTTCATGTTGTTTGCTTGTAAGGCACTTGTAGTTAATGTATTATCGTCATCGTCAGAACATCCAATGAGAATAAAAGAAGAGATCAACAGGTAACCAAAGAGCTTTGTTATTTGCACAGGATTTCTTTTTAAAGAGGTTATGACTAGATAAGTAAACGAATTTATATTACGTCTTATTTCTAGTTTAACGTTGTTTTGTTAAATGATTTCTTTGCCACAAAGATTGTACCATCAATGCTGTTAAGAAAGCTTTGATCTTTGAGAACTTGCGTATGTATTTGATTTTAAGATACTTGTGTAGGGTGGGTTAAATACAGCCCTATAACCGTATTTATACGTGTTTTTACAGATAAAGACATTTTTTTAGAATTTTCAATAGTATTGAAGGCTGATTTTTAAGTACATTTAGTATAGGAATACTTTTCATATCAAACTTATGAAAGTCTTATTTTTTGAAAAATGAGTATAGTTACAAACATGTAAATAGCATTTTCTAAAAAAAATCTTTTTAAACATATTCTAGATCTTAAAACCAAAAATTAACCAAAAAATTAAAATCAAATGCAATTATCCATTCACCCATCTATTGGAGTTGCCCGATTAGGAAACAGTACAACTGAACTTTGTTTATCACCAGATCAGATAGGAGGACTTCCTTTTGATTGTGATGAACATGGGAATCTAACAGGGCCAATCAAAGAATTTAAAGATGCCAAAGGTCTTATTAAAAGACAAGGTCAGCCTTTTAAAATATTTGACGGAAATCAGAATGAAATCACTCTGGATTCTGAGCATATCAAATCTATTGAATGGACAGTGCATTTGGCGAATAAAAAAGCTGCCTGGTATCAGTTTAGTGAACTGGAAGGAAATTTATTATTCGGTTCTGAAAACAGTTATGAAAATCGTGGAGTACCTTTACGAAATCCTGATACGACCGATAGACAAACCTTGATTATAGACCCAGGACCTAGAACTATCCTGGGAAAGAATAAATCAATCGCTTTTGATGAGGAAAATGTACCAAATGGATATCCAGCACGATTCCCTCCTTCAAAGGTGAAATATGGATTACCTGTAGAAAAATTAGGAGATTTATTGACAGATGATAAAGGACGACTCATTGTATTTGGTGGATACGGGCATGCAGGAGGAAATGAACCCTTAACAAGTTATGGAGGCTCTAATACCTGGCACGATGATATTTCTGATGGAACGGTATATTGTACCGTTACAGATACAGATGATAATGAATATAAGCTTTCAGCATGGGTGATTGTAGGATCTCCTGATTTTGCTCCAGAGATTGTAAATATTTCTACCCTAAGTGATACGATGTTTGATGTTGGGGTACGTAATTTTGATTTGGATCCAGATATGTATTCAAAGGCTACAGGTGAATGGAATACCAGTTTTATTGTAGATTTTAAAAGAGACATACTTCCTATTATCAATAGGATAAGTCGTTACCAATGGGTTTCCAACGTTCAGTCGATGATGGCATTTACTAGTAACATTTTTGATTTTTCTGATCCATCAGATGGAAATAAAGAAAACCGTAAGCAATATCTATCTTATTTCAGAAACAATGATGCCCAACCGCCAGTGCCTCCACATTTACCACAACAACAATTGTTTAAAGAAAATGGAGGTGATATCTTTCCGATGATGCCATTGAATTCTGGTAGTAATTCTGTAAGCAATATCAATGTCAATAAATTTATGGCATTAAATGAAACCCAATTGTTTTTATTAGGACAATGGGCAGAAGGAAAATTTGTTAATAATGAAACTCCACAAGCATATCCTATCAATCCAATGGATACGGTAGGAGTAGGAAACTGTGTAGGGTTACCGATGTGTCCTGGTATTGAAGTTACATGGAGTATGCAAAATGATGTAATTTATGAGGCACCGTATGTAATCAAACAGTATGAAAATGAAGAGTATTATGCGCAACATGGATTGAACCCTTCTAGAGATGAGAGTGAAGGTGGTGGTTGTGAACCTGGAGATTTAACCAAAAGAATGGCATGCCCATGGCAAGCCGACTTTTTTCAATGTACAGTCCAGTATATCAATTTTACCGTACCCTCGATCAATAAAATAACACTTAGTAATGGGACTAATGTTCCGTTACCACCTACTTACTATACATATTGGTGGCCGCCACAAAGCCCTTGGGATGTGATCGTAGGTGAATTTACAGATAAGGGACAAGGACAAACGCACTTACCTGCAGGACAACAGGTTAATTATGCTCGTGGTATCAACAGTTTTGTACAAATGGTTGAGTATTGGTATGCACTTGGGTTTATCAGAGATAAAAATGGGGCAACTCCAGGATATCCATATATTGTAGAGACCGAAAGAAATAATGAACAATTCTCTTATAAAGAAGTACCCGTAGGAGAGATTACTGGAAATGATGCAGATAATGACACCACTATACCTGTATTTTTTATTGAGCAGAATAAGCATGAAGTAAAGAAGAAAAGTAGTAAGGCAAAACTATTGATAGAGCACTTAGAAATGGTCGTGTTTAATAAGATTGAAATAGCACCAGAAGGGCTTGAAATGCCTCGATCTGGAACAAGAAGCAGAAGGTAATACAATGGCATATCATTTTGAAACAGATGTACTTATTGTAGGAGGAGGCCCGGCAGGGGCTTCCACCGCATTAAGTTTATTAAAATATTCAGATCTTAAGGTAATGATCGTTGAACAAAGTGATTTAGATACCTTAAGGGTAGGGGAACAGGTAAGCCCGGCAATATTTGACTTACTTGCTTATGTGGATATCCATCGAACAGATTTTGAAACAAACAGCTTTATATATGGTTATAACCACGTAGCTGCCTGGGGTAGTGCTAATCTGTCCTCGAGACATTCCATTTCAAGCACAGTAGAGGATAGTATACAACTGGATCGGAAAGCTTTTGATTTATTATTATTAGAACGAGCTGGTCAAAGAGGAGCAAGCATTTTACCCAGAACCAGATGTATTGATTTTAAGCAAACCAAAGAAGGAGACTGGACGATTGAACTTAAGCATAAAACCAAAGGTGATATTTTGGTGAAGGCAAACTTTTTGGTTGATGCTACAGGACGGCAAAATGCAGTGTCCAGAAATTTGGGATTAAAACCGCTAAAAAGTGATGAATTAGTAGCAATAGGGGCTTTTGTAACTTTTGAAAAAGGAAAAACACCTGCACAAGAAGTGTTATTAGAAACAGTAGAAGAAGGTTGGTGGTACTGTGCTACCTTACCCAATGACAAAATAGGGCTAACACTATTTACAGATGCAGGAATTGCAAAGGAAAAGCAACTTCAGAAAACACATCAATTTAATCAATTACTTTTAAATACTAGATATATCAAAAATAAAGTAAAACAGGGGGCGGCATATCAATCGCCCTGGGTACGGAATGCTTTTTCAAAACTGGTAGATATTACTCCTGTAAAAAATTATATCGCTGTTGGTGATGCCATAGCGTCTTTTGACCCCATTTCTTCTATGGGAATTGGATTTGCCCTTAGTTCAGCTTGTCACGCTTCCAAAACGATCATTGATTTTGAAAATAGCAAGGACAATACATATAGGTTAGATTATCAACACAATATCGATGCTATTTATAAAGATTATCAACAGACTAAAAATCAGTTTTATACAACAGAACAACGCTGGAAAGAATCCGAATTTTGGCAACAAAGACTAATGAGTAATACTATAAAATCAAAAATGAAATCATACTGATGATACAAGAACCTTTACACACAGTTTCAGAACTACTGAAAGACAATATTGATGCATTTTTAAAAGAACTGAATAGCCATATTCCATCAAATATAACAATATCGACCAATTGGGGAGAATTAGATAACGTGTATAAACATAATAAGAATAGTCAAATTTTTAATAGAAGACTTCAATACAATCCTTTTGTTATCGTGTATTGCGAAAACGAATCTGATGTAGTAATTACGTATAAAGCTGCTATAGATAACAAATTACCAATTCGGGTTCGTGCTGGGGGACATGATCATGAGGGAGAATGTACGGGGACAAATGTGGTATTGATTGATGTTTCAAAAATGGCTTCGTTAACTATAGATCCGATAACCAAGATTGCCAGTATAGGCCCAGGTATCCGCTTTCAAACGCTTACTTCTAAGCTCGCAGAACAAGATGTGATGATTCCACATGGTACTTGTGCCACTGTAGGAATTGCTGGCTTTACCATGGGAGGTGGCTGGGGGCCTTGGACCCGTAAAATGGGAATGTGCTGTGAACATCTGGTTGGAGCCAATATTTTATTGGGTGATGGAACCCTGCAGAAGCTGGATGTAAAAAATGGTTCTGTACCTGAATTACTATGGGCACTTAGAGGAGGTGGAGGTATGAGCTATGGTATCATAACCGAATTGCGTATACAAACCTTTACCTTACCCGCTGTACTACATCGTTTTGAGGTAGAATGGAATTGTTATGAAGATCAGGAACCAGATACATTAAATGAAGAAGTGCCAACAATTGAAATATTGCAAAAATGGGAAGAGTTAATCGAGTCACCAAATACTTCAAACCTTATAGGAACTAACTTGAAAATAAATGGGAGACCATGGGATACAGGAGAACCTGTAAATATCCACACAGTATATAATAATTGTGTTTTTTATGGATATTGGGAAGGAGATGAGAACAGCTTATGTAAGTTTATAGATGATTATCTTAAAGAAAAAGTTTCACCTTATACTCTTACCATAGAACCTGCAACCGGAGCAGATTATGCACATAAAAACCAATATGGTTCTCATTTAATGGGGAACTGGGACCGGGAATCACACAACAAAATTTTAAATAAATTAGGGTTGCTTAGAGAAGGAACCCCTTTACAACCAGATTATGATATTCCTGCTCCTCATAAAATCACATCAAGATTAGTCAATACTGGTGGATTAGATGCTCAAGGTAAAAATGGATACAAAGCCTTGTTCGAGAGTTTATTTTCTAACCTTATTTTAGATGGTAACAGAAAGTTGGGACTATTTACTTATGTGACTTTAGGAGCTATTGTTGGAGATTATTATATGAAACATGCAGAAAATACCGATAGTGCTTTTCCTTATAAGGACAAACTATATACTATACAATATCAATGCTGGTGGAATACAAAAAAAGAGGAGAAGGAAGAATTTCAAGATAACTTTGTGTATGATAGAACAAACCGCTCATTGGATTGGATAGAAACCAGTCGGGATTTTGATATTCCTAATACTTCAGGGGCTTTTATAAGCTTTAAAGATAGTTCAATCCCAACTAAAACTTATTTTGATAAAAGTTATGAACGTTTAAAAGAAATAAAAGAAACCTATTCCAAAGATCCATATAATCATTTTAGAACCCGAAAAACAATTATCTAAATAATGGGGTACGACAAATTTCACTTGTTGAGTATTTGGGCATAACTACAAGGGTTTTTACCAACGCTTCATCTCGGCCATTGCTATCTCGCCGTCGTGTTGCAATTCTTTGCACTTCGCAAAAAAAAGCTCAGGCTGTGGGATTTTCACTGCAATCCTTCACGCAAAACATTTAGGGTTTTATACTTTGTCAAAGTAAAATTATGCTAAGGTAAACTTAGCCAGGTAATCGTTATTTTCTCCTTCAATTATTAATTCTGACAGTAAGCCATTGGCATTAGCTGCATTTTGAAGTGTATTATAATCAACATATAACCAATCAAACCATTCTGATTCTTGTTCTTTGTATTTTAATTTGTATTGCATTTCTCCATAATATCCAGCAGAGGCATCTACCCAAAAACCTCCATCGTCATCTTGAAAAAGATAGGAAATATCTGATGAATCCATTAAAATTTGACCTCCCGGAGCAAGAAGTGTTTTAATATGAGTAAAAAAACGATCAATGCGATCCAAAGTACCAATAATACCACTACCATTCATTAACAATAGTATGGTATCATACGCGGCATTAGTATGATCATAAATATCTTGTGACATGGCATGATGTACTCCTCTTTTTTTACAAATCTCGATAGCGCCTTCGGATATATCTATAGCTTTTATGTCTAGTTTTTGTTCATTTTGAAGAAACAAACTATGGCTTCCGGCACCACAACCTACGTCTAGTACTTTTCCGTATGAAAGCTCTAATGCCTTTTGTTCTATTTTGGGCATTTCGGTATACCTTCTAAATAGGTAAGAAATAGGGATATGATCATCATCAAAATCATTTGCCTGTACAATAATATCTTCAGTGTATTCTTTATTGTAAAAATCTTTGATGGCTTTTCCGAAGATATCTGTATTCATGAGGTGCAGTTTGTGATTATAGGAAACGATACTTGGTAATCAGAATTCTCAAAAGTCTTACTTTTGTACTATGCAAGAATTTATAGACCAATTACCAAAACTGGCCAAAGATAAACATAACGAGAACAAAAAGTTCTTTGCTAAACTTAAAAAAAGACCGCCTAAAAAACTAGACCATATCATGCAGGAGTTACATGATGAAGAGTTTAGTAACACAGATTGTTTAGAATGTGCGAATTGCTGCAAAACTACGGGGCCGTTATTTACAGATAAAGATGTAGAGCGTATTGCGAAGTTTTTAAAAATAAAACCCAGACAGTTTGAAGAACAATACCTAAGAACAGATGAGGATGGAGATTTGATATTGCAACAAACTCCGTGTACTTTTCTTGGGGCCGATAATTACTGTGCTATTTATGAGGTAAGGCCAAAAGCATGCCGAGAGTATCCGCATACAGATCGTAAAAAATTTCAACAGATATCTAATCTAACATTGAAAAATGTAGCAATTTGCCCTGCGGCTTATACTATTGTAGAAAAAATGAAATCTAAAATGCCTTTATAGACATATATATAAAACAATTATTCCCATACATTCTTTTAAGAAACATATGGGAATAACCGTTGGTGTGTGTATTAAATTAGGTTGTATATACTATTATCCTTTTTTTAACTCTTCGATAGTTTTGGCCATTATTACTCCTGGTAATTTGATAGGAGCAGCAACCTGAGCTAAGAAAGTACCTTTTACCTCACCAGTTTTGTATGTTGTAAAACCAATACGGTATAATCCAGCAGTTAATGCTTTAAGAGGATCACCAACTTCACTTTTATATCTTAATAACGAATTGTAACTACTTCCGCTAGGTTGTTTAGGCATTTCACTACTGTCATCATTACGTTCTAGAACAGTCCAGTTAGCACTTTTTACAGCTTCTCCGGTAATTTTATCTTTACTTATAATATCAGAACGTTCTAACGTAATATAAGTATCAAAGAAATCACTAGAACTTGCATTTTCTGTATATGCAGCAGATGCAGTAGCTCCTTTTATTTTGTTTTTACCTACCGGAGACATCATTCTTATACCAAGCTCTGGAGCCACAGCAGGAATCCAAACATAGATATAATAAAATTTCTTACCATCTTTTACCTCGTCTTCATTACCTGGTGCAGCATATCCAAGATAAGTTACAACATCTGTATAAGGCACCTTTATAGTTTTTGGGCCTATCTTTTTTTCGGTTAAACCACCAAATTTCTTTAGTTTTTGTGCTTGAGCATCAATAGAAGTTCCTAAAGCAAATATGCTTAGTAAAATTAAGATTCTTGTTTTCATAAATAATTGATTTGATTTTAGTGATAAATACACACACACTTCTTATCACTATAGGTTAGTGTTATGATAATCTATGATTATCAATTTAATTACAAATATGAGAGTTTATAATTAGAATAGAATAACGTATTTGCGTTTAGTTATTCTATTTTAATAATGGATTCTGTTTTTCAGTAGGTTATATGAAAAAATCTCTACTCATTCTTAATATGTAATATAGACTGATATCTTAAGTAATTATAAGAAGATGTTGGTATAGGATCTTTTATCCAATTGTTCATATAAAGAAGGTTTAGATGAATTGGTAGTTTTATTAGAACTTGAGTATTTATATTTAGTGCAAATGTCGATTGGATTATGATAAAACTTAAAAAAAAACTACTTAAAAAACTGGATCATATCATGCAGGAGTTACATGAAGAGTTTAGTAACACAGATTGTTTAGAATGCGTGAATTGGTGTAAAATTATTGATTCATTATTTAGTGATAAAGATGTAGAGGGGGTTTTAAAGTTTTTAAAAATTAACCCCAGGCAATTTGAAGAACAATACCTACGAACAGATAAGGATGAAGACTTGATATTGCAACAAACTCCGTGCACTTTTCTTGGGGCCGATAATTACTGTGCGATTTATGAGGTAAAACCAAAAGCATGTTGAGAGTACCCACATACAGATCATAAAAAATTTCGAGAGATATCTAATTTAACGCTAAAAAATGTAGCAATTTGCCCTACAGCATACAATATTGTAGAAAAAATGAAACCTAAAAGACCTTTATAGATAAGCCTATATACAATTACTCCTATATGTAATTCATAAGCATATAGGAGTAATCTTGAATATGGGTCTAAGCAAATAATTGTTTTCGTATAAGTTTTTTCTCTTTCTAACAAAAAAAGCTTAAGGATTTAGAGACCAATTTATTTATTAATGTTTTTACAATTTATTTCAGATATATGAATATAACTATTATATCTAGTGCCTCCATATTTTCCACCTCCTTCATAAGTGCGAAATAATTTTCCTTCATAGACTTGACAAGTTCCATCCTTTGCTTTAGTAGCAACTTGTACGGTAATCCTTTTCTCTAAAGGAACTCCCAAAGCATTTTTTTCTACAATCCAATTACTATACAAAACAACACGTTGAATTGTTCCATATTTAGAAGTATTATGGTGTTTCTGTTTAATAGTTGCTATTAAATTAGCATTATTATATCCAGGGGTTTCCATTCTAAAAGAGTCTATTATACGCTGTCTGTACTGCTCAAAATAACGATCGTATTCGCCACTATCTATATAGGTGTTCAACTTTTGTTTTTGTGTGATGAGCATATTTTTGATATCATCCACCCATGATTTATCCTTTACTCCTTGATATATATCGGCATCGTCCTTAAATAATTTTAAAGTTTTATCTACTACTTGTATAGCTGTTTTAGGCCTCATTTTCCACTCATCATCATTAAATGATTTATACGCTAACTTCTCTATTACATATTTTTTGTATTTAGGAGCTATTTCATTTGTTAATGTATTTTCAAAGTAGTTATCCACATTAGAGATGTCAGCTTCTGCTTTAGGATCAGAAATCCCCATGTTTTGATAAGCTTCTTTATGCGCCTCATATTCTTTGTAATTAGGGAATTCTAATGACCCCTTTTTTATTCTGTCTACACTATTACTAATTCTTTCTAAATGCCATAAAGATTTATTTCCACCATCTCTAAGAGCAATTTCATCATCGACCAATTTTTTGTATTTATCATACTCTGTTGTGAATTCTGGAATCCTCTTGCTATCTGAATAAAAATTATTGAGAGTGGTTAATTTTTGATCTAATGCAAATAATGCATCCTTTATTTCTTCTTTCGTATGTTTCTTAACATTTTCATTAGAAATAAAAATAGATTTTAAAATATCTATTTTTTCTACTGTTGATTTTTCAATTTTTAAAGTTTTTGGATCTGTGCCGGACACATTTTGATCCAATGAAACATTTTTTGTTGAAGTTTTAGATGAATTGGTAGCTTTACCAGATTTTTTTTTAAGAATTTTTGATGTTTTCGGTTTCTTAATTTTTGGAAATTGCGCATTTACATTTAGCGCAAAGGTTATTAATATTAAGGTAAGAATAATTTTTAATTTCATTTTCATCTTTTTATTTAGTGAGCTGTAAATGTTGATTTGATTATCATGAAACTTGAAGCTTTTTTGAATCACTGTGATTATTATAACAATAAGATCAAAAAGTATACAATTATGATATTTGAAACATGCTTTTTCAAAACATTTACTTCATATTATATTTGATTCAATTTTAGTTAAATTTTTATATAATTATGAAGTCAAATCCAGACTTTGTGACGAATGTCTTATAATTAGTGATGAATTGTTTTACTTAGGAAATAGGCACCTTTATTTAGCTACTCAATACTGTGAAAATACAATAGAGTTCTTTTATTTATTATCTATTTCTATAAATTTTTCTTTCTCTAAACTGGGAGTTTCTGGTGCGGGATCATAATGTCCACTCAGAGTAGAAAGAATTTCTCCTGTTTCTTTATGTATTTCTTCAATATACTCAATTCCTCCCTGATCGGGATTTCTGGATGTGGTGTATACCAAATAATGGTTTT
The sequence above is a segment of the Aquimarina spinulae genome. Coding sequences within it:
- a CDS encoding RNA polymerase sigma factor, with amino-acid sequence MEPIKINDYKTHKISDSDVICRIHSGEKELYEILLRRNNQKLYRVIRSYINDLAEIEDIMQNTYLKAYEKLYQFKHNSQFSTWLIRIGINETLARLKTKGKYLNLYKSENSVSNDFVLEIPDTEQLNPEKKMIRQEAKQILEKTIDLLDVKYRTVYVLREIEGMSMAEISDCLGLTVSNVKVRLHRAKEMIREELYELSQDTDIFEFGFSKCDTIVDKVMNAI
- the lodB gene encoding lysine-epsilon-oxidase maturase LodB; this translates as MKCLDLEQEAEGNTMAYHFETDVLIVGGGPAGASTALSLLKYSDLKVMIVEQSDLDTLRVGEQVSPAIFDLLAYVDIHRTDFETNSFIYGYNHVAAWGSANLSSRHSISSTVEDSIQLDRKAFDLLLLERAGQRGASILPRTRCIDFKQTKEGDWTIELKHKTKGDILVKANFLVDATGRQNAVSRNLGLKPLKSDELVAIGAFVTFEKGKTPAQEVLLETVEEGWWYCATLPNDKIGLTLFTDAGIAKEKQLQKTHQFNQLLLNTRYIKNKVKQGAAYQSPWVRNAFSKLVDITPVKNYIAVGDAIASFDPISSMGIGFALSSACHASKTIIDFENSKDNTYRLDYQHNIDAIYKDYQQTKNQFYTTEQRWKESEFWQQRLMSNTIKSKMKSY
- a CDS encoding FAD-dependent oxidoreductase, which gives rise to MIQEPLHTVSELLKDNIDAFLKELNSHIPSNITISTNWGELDNVYKHNKNSQIFNRRLQYNPFVIVYCENESDVVITYKAAIDNKLPIRVRAGGHDHEGECTGTNVVLIDVSKMASLTIDPITKIASIGPGIRFQTLTSKLAEQDVMIPHGTCATVGIAGFTMGGGWGPWTRKMGMCCEHLVGANILLGDGTLQKLDVKNGSVPELLWALRGGGGMSYGIITELRIQTFTLPAVLHRFEVEWNCYEDQEPDTLNEEVPTIEILQKWEELIESPNTSNLIGTNLKINGRPWDTGEPVNIHTVYNNCVFYGYWEGDENSLCKFIDDYLKEKVSPYTLTIEPATGADYAHKNQYGSHLMGNWDRESHNKILNKLGLLREGTPLQPDYDIPAPHKITSRLVNTGGLDAQGKNGYKALFESLFSNLILDGNRKLGLFTYVTLGAIVGDYYMKHAENTDSAFPYKDKLYTIQYQCWWNTKKEEKEEFQDNFVYDRTNRSLDWIETSRDFDIPNTSGAFISFKDSSIPTKTYFDKSYERLKEIKETYSKDPYNHFRTRKTII
- a CDS encoding amidohydrolase, whose product is MKKLSLLLVITVLLFSCKKPVEVDVLVINANVYTVEDTNPKAEAFAIKGGKFIAVGSNDEILKGYTTANTLDAGGKTIVPGLIDAHCHFYGLGLQQQKVDLMGTKSYAEVLDRIVAFQKEKNVSFITGRGWDQNDWEVKEFPTKEKLDSLFPDTPVAVTRVDGHAMIANQKALDLAKITVNTKVEGGEILQKDGKLTGVLIDNPMGLIGAVIPKPTVKEQIQALKDAEKINFGYGLTTVDDAGLSPEVITLVDSLQKINELKIRMYAMVSNVPEYVDHYLKSGVHKTDKLNVSSFKVYADGALGSRGATLKRPYADKENHYGAMVIGNDDFKTLAKRLAGSPFQMNTHAIGDSANAVVMKTYYDVLQNKSDRRWRVEHAQVVAPEEFEILNNNLVMSVQPTHATSDMYWADERLGEERIKGAYAYKKLLEKTGRIALGTDYPVEHVSPFYTFYAAVARKDLKQYPEGGFQKENALSREETLKGMTLWAAYSNFEEYEKGSITAGKFADFVILEDNIMEIDEDQIPNIKVKATYIDGEKVY
- the lodA gene encoding CTQ-dependent lysine 6-oxidase LodA; the protein is MQLSIHPSIGVARLGNSTTELCLSPDQIGGLPFDCDEHGNLTGPIKEFKDAKGLIKRQGQPFKIFDGNQNEITLDSEHIKSIEWTVHLANKKAAWYQFSELEGNLLFGSENSYENRGVPLRNPDTTDRQTLIIDPGPRTILGKNKSIAFDEENVPNGYPARFPPSKVKYGLPVEKLGDLLTDDKGRLIVFGGYGHAGGNEPLTSYGGSNTWHDDISDGTVYCTVTDTDDNEYKLSAWVIVGSPDFAPEIVNISTLSDTMFDVGVRNFDLDPDMYSKATGEWNTSFIVDFKRDILPIINRISRYQWVSNVQSMMAFTSNIFDFSDPSDGNKENRKQYLSYFRNNDAQPPVPPHLPQQQLFKENGGDIFPMMPLNSGSNSVSNINVNKFMALNETQLFLLGQWAEGKFVNNETPQAYPINPMDTVGVGNCVGLPMCPGIEVTWSMQNDVIYEAPYVIKQYENEEYYAQHGLNPSRDESEGGGCEPGDLTKRMACPWQADFFQCTVQYINFTVPSINKITLSNGTNVPLPPTYYTYWWPPQSPWDVIVGEFTDKGQGQTHLPAGQQVNYARGINSFVQMVEYWYALGFIRDKNGATPGYPYIVETERNNEQFSYKEVPVGEITGNDADNDTTIPVFFIEQNKHEVKKKSSKAKLLIEHLEMVVFNKIEIAPEGLEMPRSGTRSRR